A single window of Corythoichthys intestinalis isolate RoL2023-P3 chromosome 21, ASM3026506v1, whole genome shotgun sequence DNA harbors:
- the lyrm1 gene encoding LYR motif containing protein 1 — protein MTASTQRTVLSLYMRVFRIARTWQAQSGVASDTLTERKYILQEARTLFRQNQQMTDSESIKKCIEECEARIEIGLHYRIPYPRATYLPPLGLATQKGRKLRAQQRLRKQAKPIYLESHEET, from the exons ATGACAGCCTCCACACAAAGGACAGTGTTGTCGCTCTACATGCGAGTGTTTCGCATCGCACGAACCTGGCAAGCGCAAAGTGGAGTGGCGAGTGACACACTAACTGAGAGGAAGTATATACTTCAGGAGGCCCGAACATTGTTCAGACAGAACCAACAG ATGACTGATTCAGAATCAATAAAGAAATGTATTGAAGAATGTGAAGCACGGATAGAAATTG GGCTACATTACAGAATCCCATATCCTAGGGCT ACGTACCTGCCGCCACTTGGGCTGGCCACTCAGAAAGGGAGGAAGCTGCGAGCGCAGCAGCGCTTGAGGAAGCAGGCCAAGCCAATTTATTTGGAGTCACACGAGGAGACCTGA